One genomic segment of Vagococcus intermedius includes these proteins:
- a CDS encoding putative polysaccharide biosynthesis protein: MLKKTATHKQLTQGAALLAISSLLVKILSAVYRVPFQNLVGDEGFYVYQQVYPIYGIAMTLALSGLPVFISKLVAEQDSDKKKREIVTLIFPLYFWLSLVAFLLTFLGKKVIANWMGDPELAPIIGIVAIVFLLTPFLTSYRGYYQGQLLLTPTAYSQVVEQVMRVGIILVAAYIFTKRSLSIYQMGTLAMSGSFIGGLGALIILKKQAGETIWGSSLFSHTLDWQGTRIYWRRFIVEGGLICGYSALLVLFQLVDSFVIKNQLVAQGLTNLDAKVIKGAYDRGQPLIQVGMVIGVAYSTAFMPKLTKLRVENKQVLYQKTVGIFIRTMFVIASAASIGLMMLLPYINVSLFGDNAEEEALIVLMGTVFLMSLILVFQTIYQSCNSYRSPLIGLLVGMLVKVLTSHHLTYYFGTIGASVSSLLGLLSCLIWLVYKSPNWLKKTMINIRFIWQLGYALGMMVVSLGIYRLLVSVFFAQTCHRGTMLFLALFGVMVGGFTFVTVILLQKMFTVREWLSIPLGKKILKIGKKVRLK, encoded by the coding sequence ATGTTGAAAAAAACAGCTACGCATAAACAATTGACCCAAGGAGCAGCTTTATTAGCAATCAGTTCCTTACTAGTGAAAATCTTAAGTGCTGTCTATCGAGTTCCTTTCCAAAATTTGGTAGGGGATGAGGGGTTTTATGTTTATCAGCAAGTGTATCCGATTTATGGAATTGCCATGACCTTAGCTTTATCTGGTTTACCAGTTTTTATTTCGAAATTAGTAGCAGAACAAGACTCTGATAAGAAAAAAAGAGAGATAGTTACTTTGATTTTTCCTTTGTATTTTTGGTTATCGCTAGTCGCTTTTCTTTTGACTTTTTTAGGGAAGAAAGTGATAGCAAATTGGATGGGAGATCCAGAATTAGCTCCAATCATTGGGATAGTAGCGATTGTTTTCTTACTTACACCATTTTTAACAAGTTATCGAGGTTATTATCAGGGGCAACTACTATTAACACCAACGGCATATTCACAAGTTGTTGAACAAGTCATGAGAGTTGGGATCATCTTAGTTGCAGCTTATATTTTTACCAAACGGTCCCTATCAATTTATCAGATGGGGACATTGGCAATGTCTGGTTCGTTTATTGGTGGACTAGGTGCATTAATCATTTTAAAAAAACAAGCGGGTGAAACTATTTGGGGTAGTTCCCTTTTCTCTCATACACTTGATTGGCAAGGAACCAGAATATATTGGCGACGTTTTATAGTAGAAGGCGGTTTGATTTGTGGTTATAGTGCCTTACTAGTTTTATTTCAATTAGTTGACTCATTTGTCATAAAAAACCAATTGGTAGCCCAGGGTCTCACTAACTTAGATGCTAAAGTTATCAAAGGGGCTTATGACCGTGGGCAACCCTTAATTCAAGTTGGTATGGTGATTGGGGTAGCCTATTCGACAGCTTTTATGCCAAAATTAACTAAATTAAGAGTAGAAAATAAGCAAGTGTTATATCAAAAGACTGTTGGTATTTTTATCAGAACAATGTTTGTTATAGCCAGTGCAGCAAGTATTGGTTTGATGATGTTGCTACCGTATATTAACGTTAGTTTATTTGGTGATAATGCGGAAGAAGAGGCATTGATTGTCTTAATGGGGACAGTATTTTTGATGTCATTAATTTTAGTTTTCCAAACAATCTATCAAAGTTGCAACAGCTATCGCTCCCCTTTGATTGGCTTACTAGTAGGTATGTTAGTAAAAGTCCTGACTAGTCATCACTTAACTTATTATTTTGGCACAATCGGTGCAAGTGTTAGTAGTTTATTAGGATTATTAAGTTGTTTGATATGGTTGGTATATAAAAGTCCCAATTGGTTAAAAAAAACAATGATTAATATACGCTTTATATGGCAATTGGGGTATGCTTTGGGTATGATGGTAGTGAGTTTAGGGATCTATAGATTGCTTGTTAGTGTGTTCTTCGCTCAAACATGTCATCGTGGTACTATGTTATTCCTAGCATTATTTGGTGTTATGGTGGGTGGATTCACGTTTGTAACAGTAATTTTATTACAAAAAATGTTTACGGTACGTGAGTGGTTAAGCATTCCCTTAGGAAAAAAAATATTAAAAATAGGGAAAAAAGTGAGATTGAAATAG
- a CDS encoding RNA-binding S4 domain-containing protein: MRLDKFLKVSRIIKRRTVAKEVADKGRIQINGQLAKSSTSLKVGDIIKILFGNKTLEIKVLQLKDSTKKEDADKMYEIISEKRESELAKLD, translated from the coding sequence ATGCGTTTAGATAAATTTTTAAAGGTTTCAAGGATTATAAAACGTCGAACAGTAGCTAAAGAAGTAGCAGACAAAGGCCGTATTCAAATTAACGGTCAGTTAGCCAAATCATCAACTAGTTTAAAAGTTGGGGACATCATTAAAATTCTTTTTGGAAATAAAACGCTAGAAATAAAAGTACTTCAGTTGAAGGATTCTACTAAAAAAGAAGATGCTGATAAAATGTACGAGATTATCAGTGAAAAAAGAGAGTCAGAATTAGCAAAATTAGATTAG
- a CDS encoding FtsB family cell division protein, with the protein MVEKNVKRQTNSNEAKVSSIGNHYTEEQLKKYNREKKELIFKRRRLAALFTVITVVFLASGFNIIRSYLHISDLKQEKVAAKQEDANLKQQLSSLKYDVKLLEDEDYLLKVARQKYFYTKEDELVYSLPQIKEKPQNHQLNQIDKSGKNE; encoded by the coding sequence ATGGTCGAAAAAAATGTAAAACGCCAAACTAATTCCAATGAAGCCAAGGTCTCCTCAATTGGAAATCATTACACAGAAGAACAATTAAAGAAATATAATCGTGAAAAAAAAGAATTGATTTTTAAGCGTCGCCGTTTGGCAGCTCTTTTTACAGTGATTACAGTTGTTTTTTTAGCCAGTGGTTTCAACATAATTAGAAGTTACCTACATATCAGTGATTTAAAGCAAGAGAAGGTAGCGGCTAAGCAGGAGGATGCGAATTTAAAGCAACAGCTTTCGTCTTTAAAATATGATGTGAAGCTATTGGAAGATGAGGATTATTTATTAAAAGTCGCTCGTCAAAAGTATTTTTATACTAAAGAGGATGAATTAGTTTATAGTCTCCCTCAAATTAAAGAAAAACCGCAAAATCACCAGCTAAATCAGATTGATAAGAGCGGTAAAAATGAATAG